The proteins below come from a single Saccharophagus degradans 2-40 genomic window:
- a CDS encoding class I SAM-dependent methyltransferase: MASSEQVKEMFSASRGASQWDDMYKGKPSTFEQHIFTTRRNYALDFVANNFDRQSSILDLGCGAGPFVSELLRHGYQCVATDYSADILANAVKRIESIPCDRTPLAQSDCQFIPFASQAFDAVVCLGVISYVPDRSKALGEMSRILAPDGQLLITFRNYYNPVVFEPLNWLKGLFGKVIPSIHAEHTGEFVPGAFLKPQAIKCLLEQAGLEVVEQYGIGRGPLKVAGRTVFPEKVSIALDAFFQRCLRWFGLSSCILGADVVLYRCKKQLNSSRNGN, translated from the coding sequence ATGGCTTCCAGTGAACAAGTTAAAGAAATGTTTTCGGCATCGCGCGGGGCAAGCCAGTGGGATGACATGTATAAAGGCAAGCCGAGTACGTTCGAGCAGCATATTTTTACTACGCGTCGGAACTACGCCCTAGATTTTGTGGCGAATAACTTTGATAGGCAATCGAGTATTTTAGATCTTGGGTGTGGTGCGGGGCCGTTTGTGAGTGAGTTGCTTCGCCATGGGTACCAGTGTGTAGCTACAGATTACTCCGCAGATATTCTCGCCAACGCGGTAAAAAGAATTGAGTCCATACCGTGCGATCGCACTCCGTTGGCACAAAGTGATTGCCAGTTTATTCCTTTTGCTTCGCAAGCTTTCGATGCCGTTGTATGCCTTGGGGTAATTAGTTACGTGCCAGATAGGTCGAAAGCGCTGGGTGAAATGTCACGTATATTAGCACCTGATGGGCAGCTGCTAATTACCTTTCGAAACTACTATAACCCTGTAGTGTTTGAGCCGTTGAATTGGCTTAAAGGCTTATTTGGTAAGGTTATCCCCAGCATACACGCTGAGCATACGGGCGAATTTGTACCCGGCGCGTTTTTAAAGCCTCAAGCTATTAAATGCTTGCTAGAGCAAGCTGGCTTGGAAGTGGTGGAGCAGTACGGTATTGGTAGGGGGCCCTTGAAAGTGGCTGGCCGCACTGTGTTTCCAGAAAAAGTTTCAATTGCACTGGATGCATTTTTTCAGCGTTGCTTGCGTTGGTTTGGGCTTTCTAGCTGCATTCTTGGTGCAGATGTTGTGCTGTATAGATGTAAAAAGCAATTAAATAGCTCGCGCAACGGCAATTAA
- a CDS encoding acyl carrier protein, producing MYQDKLRELLSKHGKLSVDAHGLETESDLYEAGLTSLTTVNLMLAIEDEFDVEFSDSMLSRKTFQSIGALCDALEELLD from the coding sequence ATGTACCAAGACAAACTTCGTGAACTACTAAGCAAGCATGGCAAACTTTCTGTAGATGCTCACGGGCTAGAAACAGAAAGCGACCTATACGAAGCAGGCTTAACGTCCCTCACGACAGTTAACCTAATGTTGGCTATAGAAGACGAGTTTGATGTTGAGTTTTCAGATAGCATGCTTTCACGTAAAACATTCCAAAGCATTGGTGCTTTGTGTGATGCCTTGGAAGAACTTTTGGATTAA
- a CDS encoding acyltransferase gives MIGKLVSWLRRRKRQKYIEGLVAKGLKLGNNVHIVDQCFWDAAHCYLIQIDDNVTIAPNVTFLAHDASTKEFLNYTKLGKVHVKENSFIGHSAIIMPGVTVGKNTIIGSGSVVTKDIPDGVIAAGNPARIITTLESYLEKVKADVSENNKTIFGQDYHIYNLDDQKRAELVKSATGTTGYID, from the coding sequence ATGATTGGTAAATTGGTAAGCTGGTTGCGCCGCCGCAAGCGTCAAAAATATATAGAAGGCCTAGTGGCTAAGGGTTTAAAACTTGGAAACAATGTTCACATTGTAGACCAGTGCTTTTGGGACGCCGCCCACTGCTACCTTATACAAATAGACGATAACGTTACTATCGCACCAAACGTTACTTTTCTCGCCCACGACGCCAGCACAAAAGAATTTTTAAATTACACAAAACTTGGCAAAGTTCATGTAAAAGAAAATTCTTTTATCGGCCATTCCGCAATAATAATGCCCGGCGTAACTGTTGGTAAAAATACTATTATTGGTTCGGGCTCTGTAGTAACCAAAGACATACCCGATGGGGTAATAGCCGCAGGCAACCCGGCACGTATTATTACCACCTTAGAAAGTTACTTAGAAAAAGTAAAAGCTGACGTAAGCGAAAACAATAAGACTATATTTGGTCAAGACTACCACATTTACAACTTAGACGACCAAAAGCGCGCAGAACTAGTAAAAAGTGCAACCGGCACAACCGGCTACATCGATTAA
- a CDS encoding DegT/DnrJ/EryC1/StrS family aminotransferase, whose product MFKDIPPVGGKTSWDTTCPPPVFEGYEALFVDSGTSALALALLAARIQHGGECPEVLLPAYGCPDLVAATMFAGCKPVIIDIAAPDDPALCLEQLKAALNPNTAAVVAVNFLGVRERLLAIKKLLPVQTLLVEDNAQWYPELSEGVILHGHLTVNSFGRGKPASILGGGMLLMEAGLAGRVRDNLLALLGEASSGGGIKRKLITKVYNLLLNPYLYFWLNRNPLLSVGATHYDKLEQVSAMPACDLARVGANIECYLSQSRRVEEALDVVVRSNASLSSPGLDVATRRGRLLRYPLIASSAARRDELVEKMRAFGLTKMYQRALPFIDGVAHDVSVFDDVPNARAFAQRFLTLPVHSGVNAQALKLISQELNKSL is encoded by the coding sequence ATGTTTAAAGATATACCTCCTGTAGGAGGCAAAACCAGTTGGGATACGACGTGCCCCCCGCCAGTATTCGAAGGGTATGAAGCACTTTTTGTAGATAGTGGTACATCTGCGTTGGCGTTGGCGTTGTTGGCGGCACGTATACAGCACGGGGGGGAGTGCCCCGAGGTTTTACTTCCTGCTTATGGCTGCCCAGATTTGGTTGCCGCCACAATGTTTGCTGGCTGTAAGCCGGTGATAATTGATATTGCCGCGCCAGACGACCCCGCATTGTGCTTAGAGCAACTTAAAGCCGCCTTAAACCCTAATACAGCTGCTGTAGTGGCTGTAAATTTTTTGGGCGTGCGTGAACGCTTGCTGGCTATTAAAAAGTTGTTACCAGTGCAAACTCTCTTGGTTGAAGATAATGCCCAGTGGTACCCAGAGTTATCAGAAGGTGTGATTTTGCACGGGCACCTAACGGTTAATTCCTTTGGTCGGGGTAAGCCTGCAAGCATACTTGGTGGCGGTATGCTTTTAATGGAAGCCGGTCTCGCGGGGCGGGTGCGCGATAATTTGCTGGCGCTGCTCGGTGAAGCCAGCAGTGGCGGCGGTATTAAGCGTAAGCTCATTACTAAGGTGTACAACTTACTGCTTAACCCTTACTTGTATTTTTGGCTCAATCGAAACCCTTTATTGAGTGTGGGTGCAACGCATTACGATAAGCTTGAGCAGGTAAGTGCTATGCCAGCATGTGACTTAGCACGAGTTGGCGCTAATATTGAATGCTATTTATCGCAAAGCAGGCGAGTGGAGGAGGCGTTAGATGTGGTTGTGCGCTCTAATGCCAGCTTGAGCTCGCCTGGTTTAGATGTTGCAACGCGTAGAGGGCGTTTGCTGCGTTATCCGCTAATTGCTAGCTCTGCGGCAAGGCGTGACGAATTAGTGGAAAAAATGCGGGCTTTTGGGCTAACAAAAATGTACCAGCGCGCCCTACCATTTATTGATGGTGTGGCACACGATGTGAGTGTGTTTGACGATGTGCCAAACGCAAGGGCTTTTGCACAGCGATTTTTAACCCTTCCAGTGCATTCTGGTGTGAACGCTCAAGCATTAAAGTTGATCTCGCAAGAATTAAATAAGTCGCTCTGA
- a CDS encoding GNAT family N-acetyltransferase — MLQPVSARDTATMQVELTQSPSFELVKNHWSQLCANTPGHAFLNECWIAPWFEVVSQHHNPILITVKNSDSIVGLAIAHILTVKRRGIFKRKILFFNEVPETPNDMVIEYNGILAAQSDYPAVWNATLAALKNELVWDEIKINKIDPTQTPFIKAAANENALLFFSEREDTSPIALLAKDSKWEDVEKLNISSNRRRQVRKATQLYEQMYGQLNVHTVTDLNDVESFWNEMANLHTAHWNDKGDSGAFANPVWTKFNRTMISQWLALGQIQLTKYIVGDTVIGYLFNLVIKDRAYNIQCGFLYEDDNRLKPGFVCHHACMKLCHQLGIQEYYYLAGGEDYKVSLSSKIDILDWLCLRKSNAPFLLEDTLVEIVRKLRLLLKK, encoded by the coding sequence GTGTTGCAGCCAGTTTCAGCAAGGGATACAGCGACTATGCAAGTTGAGCTTACCCAAAGCCCCAGCTTTGAACTCGTAAAAAATCACTGGTCCCAGCTGTGTGCAAACACTCCAGGCCACGCATTTTTAAATGAATGCTGGATAGCACCTTGGTTTGAAGTAGTATCCCAACATCACAACCCAATTCTTATAACTGTAAAAAATTCCGACTCCATTGTGGGTTTGGCTATCGCTCATATTCTTACAGTTAAACGCCGCGGCATATTTAAACGCAAAATTCTCTTTTTTAACGAAGTGCCCGAAACACCAAATGACATGGTCATTGAATACAACGGTATTTTAGCTGCACAAAGCGATTACCCTGCAGTGTGGAATGCAACTTTAGCGGCATTAAAAAATGAACTTGTGTGGGACGAAATAAAAATCAATAAGATTGACCCTACGCAAACACCATTTATAAAAGCTGCCGCAAATGAAAATGCATTACTTTTTTTTAGCGAACGAGAAGATACATCTCCAATAGCTTTGCTCGCTAAAGATTCAAAATGGGAAGATGTCGAAAAGCTTAACATTAGCTCAAACAGACGCCGACAAGTAAGAAAAGCAACTCAGCTATACGAACAGATGTATGGGCAACTTAATGTACACACTGTTACCGACCTAAATGACGTTGAAAGCTTTTGGAACGAAATGGCCAACTTGCATACCGCACACTGGAATGACAAAGGTGATTCGGGCGCATTTGCAAACCCTGTTTGGACTAAATTTAACCGCACAATGATTAGCCAGTGGCTGGCTCTTGGTCAAATCCAGCTTACCAAATATATTGTGGGGGACACCGTAATAGGCTACCTATTTAATTTAGTTATAAAAGACCGCGCATATAACATCCAATGCGGTTTTTTATATGAAGACGATAATCGCCTTAAGCCTGGTTTCGTTTGCCATCACGCATGCATGAAACTCTGTCACCAGCTAGGTATTCAAGAATATTACTACCTAGCCGGCGGGGAAGATTACAAAGTTTCATTGTCTTCCAAAATAGACATACTAGATTGGCTGTGCTTAAGAAAAAGCAACGCACCTTTTTTACTCGAAGACACGCTAGTAGAAATTGTTAGAAAACTGCGTCTTCTTCTTAAAAAATAG
- a CDS encoding PrpF domain-containing protein: MAAIPCVIMRGGTSKGVYINEAHLPAEAEARDTLLCNLFGSSDPRQIDGIGGGDPLTSKVAILAAPSHPDADVDYISGEVRLRRHEVNYGIMCGNLAAGVGPAAVQMGLVDPQKCSHSVKVFNRNSGSVIDAHYLQPLDSELGTCFSAKLIFNNPIGNHTGCLLPTGNPVDMVSIRGITVKYSVVDAGAVYAFVSANELDLKGCETPAEIDAMVLVREWVELFRQHVAETINCLQVASKQVNVGQIKIALVSASANDSLKQTNIVGRIINPAKTHKAYAVSGAIATCVAAFTSKTIVQNMSSGVFGLGAGFKIGHPEGVLEVGLQHDETEQGAVIRAAEIYRTSRLLMVGQAFTPLQDSMLTSVGTRKIENIL; this comes from the coding sequence ATGGCTGCAATACCTTGCGTAATTATGAGAGGGGGCACCTCAAAAGGGGTGTATATCAACGAAGCCCACCTTCCTGCAGAAGCCGAAGCTCGCGACACCTTATTGTGCAACTTGTTTGGTAGTAGCGACCCTCGTCAAATAGACGGAATAGGCGGGGGCGATCCGTTGACAAGCAAGGTGGCCATTCTTGCTGCGCCAAGCCACCCAGATGCCGATGTAGATTACATATCGGGCGAAGTACGCTTACGCCGCCACGAAGTTAACTACGGCATTATGTGCGGCAACTTAGCCGCGGGTGTTGGTCCTGCCGCTGTGCAAATGGGGTTAGTTGACCCGCAAAAGTGCTCTCATTCGGTAAAAGTTTTTAATCGAAATTCCGGCTCAGTTATCGATGCGCATTACCTGCAGCCATTGGATAGTGAGTTGGGAACCTGTTTTTCCGCCAAGCTTATTTTTAATAATCCTATCGGCAACCACACGGGTTGTTTACTGCCCACCGGTAATCCTGTTGATATGGTTAGTATTCGTGGCATAACGGTGAAGTATTCGGTGGTGGATGCCGGCGCTGTTTACGCTTTTGTTAGTGCCAATGAGCTCGATTTGAAAGGCTGCGAAACACCAGCTGAAATAGATGCGATGGTATTGGTAAGAGAGTGGGTGGAACTATTTAGGCAGCATGTGGCGGAGACTATTAATTGTTTGCAGGTAGCTTCCAAGCAGGTGAATGTTGGGCAGATAAAAATAGCGCTTGTTTCGGCTTCTGCAAATGATTCCCTAAAGCAAACTAACATTGTTGGCCGCATTATTAACCCTGCCAAAACCCACAAGGCTTATGCCGTATCGGGTGCAATAGCCACATGTGTGGCAGCTTTCACCTCAAAAACTATAGTGCAGAACATGAGCAGTGGCGTATTTGGCCTTGGGGCGGGCTTTAAAATTGGCCACCCTGAGGGAGTGCTAGAGGTGGGTTTACAACATGATGAAACTGAGCAGGGCGCTGTTATTCGCGCTGCGGAGATCTATCGAACCTCGCGATTGCTAATGGTTGGGCAAGCTTTTACCCCGCTTCAAGACAGCATGTTGACTTCTGTTGGAACACGTAAAATAGAAAACATATTATGA
- a CDS encoding glycosyltransferase: MKICILMGVTPFPARKNGLTLRYYALAKSLSETDNEVSLRIFPHIEKTWNQDDIDALQAAGIKTTAADSYPIKTPSITQKILARVSALLPFGKPLSQISYNYKTACDYFNTSENFSDFDVVLAVTSSIFELYDQLPKAKKAKMVVWDEVDSLPLHFYRRYQAGDSVLLSKKYEFIKYKAWERDLINRADKACYISKVDASFSKGDADKIIVLPNGIEHSELHDAPLVDLHSDSIGFVGDMAYRPNVKAVKWFLDNVWPDYVEKNPSCYFYIVGRSPEQSVYDEAAKHKNVVVTGSVDNIWSYYKSIKLFVCPLFSGAGLQNKVIEAMFASKPVISTTIANAGVNAVNGESIVLADTAEQFTQALNTLRHDASEAHRIGDEGRRYATKNFDWSTLTEQLLTTFRRHLGY, translated from the coding sequence TTGAAAATTTGTATTTTGATGGGTGTTACCCCCTTTCCCGCCAGAAAGAACGGTTTAACCCTACGCTACTATGCATTGGCAAAATCACTTAGCGAAACCGACAACGAGGTATCGCTACGTATATTTCCACACATAGAAAAAACGTGGAACCAAGACGATATAGATGCGTTACAAGCAGCGGGTATTAAAACAACCGCGGCCGATAGCTACCCCATTAAAACCCCATCTATCACCCAAAAAATACTCGCACGAGTTAGTGCACTTTTACCTTTTGGCAAACCGCTTTCACAAATTTCATACAATTATAAAACCGCTTGCGATTACTTTAATACAAGCGAAAACTTTTCAGACTTCGATGTAGTACTCGCCGTAACAAGTTCTATTTTTGAGCTGTACGATCAACTACCAAAAGCAAAAAAGGCAAAAATGGTCGTTTGGGATGAAGTAGACTCACTACCGCTACATTTTTACCGACGCTACCAAGCCGGAGATAGCGTTTTGCTGTCCAAGAAGTATGAATTTATTAAATACAAAGCTTGGGAGCGAGATCTAATAAACAGAGCAGATAAAGCCTGTTATATCTCTAAAGTGGATGCGAGCTTTTCTAAAGGGGATGCAGACAAAATAATTGTTCTACCCAATGGCATTGAGCACAGCGAATTACACGATGCCCCCCTTGTAGACCTGCACAGCGACAGCATAGGGTTTGTTGGCGATATGGCCTACAGGCCAAACGTTAAAGCCGTAAAATGGTTTTTAGACAACGTGTGGCCAGACTACGTAGAAAAAAATCCTAGCTGCTACTTTTATATTGTTGGCCGCAGCCCTGAACAAAGCGTTTACGATGAAGCAGCCAAACATAAAAATGTTGTTGTTACCGGCTCGGTAGATAACATTTGGTCCTACTATAAATCTATTAAACTATTTGTGTGCCCGCTGTTTAGCGGAGCGGGTTTACAAAACAAAGTTATTGAAGCCATGTTTGCTTCTAAGCCAGTTATTTCTACAACAATAGCGAATGCCGGTGTGAATGCGGTTAATGGCGAATCGATAGTACTAGCTGATACGGCCGAACAGTTTACGCAAGCATTAAACACACTTAGACACGACGCGAGCGAAGCGCACCGTATTGGTGATGAAGGCAGAAGGTACGCAACTAAGAATTTTGATTGGTCAACGCTCACCGAACAACTGCTAACAACATTCAGGCGTCATTTGGGATACTAA
- a CDS encoding ATP-grasp domain-containing protein has protein sequence MSLATAFIITHESDRTRTAQDKSMSIIALTLTRALGRQGIRVVRIHPNMFEHSLTSRYCSAIEICPDMYESEEALNQFLCELGSRYPGEKILIPASDDCSMYIAQHEAVLQSHFVLLNPTAAAMSRMKNKKLQYELAQAAGVPIPETYFPSTEEDIVALAESAHNYPYVIKPLEAQKWRLDEFKDVANGQKAIKVYDKEQLLAEFRRIAPFDNQLMVQEIISGEDTNLYTFLAYCSHDKKPLAYCIRSKLRQSPIKFGYCCATISCHNDVVERQAKQMLQIADYTGIVGIEFKLDPKTQEYKLIEINTRPVNTTGISIGCGVNLPLIAYNDAAGIPQDAVTDWEDGVTWVWLYHDFWVVKEMKSLGFITYGEWIKSIRGKRVHAIFAADDLKPVWNFYYKSVAALFGNKLSRLFAS, from the coding sequence ATGAGTTTAGCTACTGCTTTTATAATTACGCACGAATCTGATCGCACTCGCACAGCGCAAGATAAATCGATGAGCATTATTGCGCTAACTCTCACGCGCGCCTTGGGGCGGCAGGGCATTCGTGTGGTGCGCATACACCCGAATATGTTTGAGCATAGCCTAACTTCACGCTATTGCAGTGCTATTGAAATATGCCCAGATATGTACGAATCAGAAGAGGCGCTGAATCAGTTTTTGTGTGAGCTCGGAAGCCGCTACCCAGGTGAGAAAATTCTGATACCCGCATCAGATGACTGCTCTATGTACATTGCGCAGCATGAGGCTGTATTGCAGTCGCATTTTGTTTTGCTCAATCCCACTGCTGCTGCCATGTCTCGTATGAAAAATAAAAAGCTTCAATACGAGTTGGCGCAAGCTGCGGGAGTGCCCATACCAGAAACATACTTCCCCTCTACCGAAGAAGATATCGTAGCTTTGGCAGAATCGGCGCACAATTACCCTTATGTAATTAAGCCATTAGAAGCGCAAAAATGGCGACTGGATGAGTTTAAGGATGTGGCTAATGGGCAGAAAGCGATCAAAGTGTATGATAAGGAGCAATTGCTAGCGGAGTTTCGGCGTATTGCTCCGTTCGATAATCAGCTTATGGTGCAAGAGATTATCTCTGGCGAAGATACCAACCTCTATACGTTTCTGGCCTATTGTTCCCACGACAAAAAGCCATTGGCTTACTGTATTCGTAGTAAGTTGCGTCAAAGCCCTATTAAGTTTGGCTACTGCTGTGCAACCATTTCTTGCCACAACGATGTTGTAGAGCGGCAAGCAAAGCAAATGCTGCAAATTGCAGATTACACCGGCATAGTAGGCATAGAGTTTAAATTAGACCCCAAGACTCAAGAATACAAACTTATAGAAATTAATACTCGGCCAGTAAACACTACTGGCATTTCTATTGGTTGTGGAGTGAACTTACCTCTAATTGCATATAACGATGCCGCGGGTATACCGCAGGACGCAGTCACAGATTGGGAAGATGGTGTGACTTGGGTATGGTTATACCACGATTTCTGGGTAGTAAAAGAGATGAAGTCGCTGGGCTTTATTACCTACGGCGAGTGGATTAAATCCATAAGAGGCAAGCGCGTACATGCCATATTTGCAGCGGATGATTTAAAGCCGGTTTGGAATTTCTACTACAAGTCTGTAGCCGCTCTATTTGGCAACAAGCTAAGCAGGTTATTTGCTTCTTAG
- a CDS encoding acyl-CoA dehydrogenase family protein yields the protein MSDSRQGSRFRTYTEIVELVETLGKGVVEQHASDVDDKARFPEEAFAAFKEARLLSAMVPQSLGGDGLNIKQLCKLCEILGQYCASTAMVYAMHQIQVACLVNHALTSSYFQQYLADLVEHQYLLASATTELGIGGDLRSSICGLELEGDNFKLVKQAPVISYALNADAILVTCRANTDAAASDQVHVLVKTKKCEFEQIAGWDTLGFRGTCSSGYTLTAAGHVEQVIPAPFATILSKSMHPVSHVLWGSLWTGLAASAVKKARQAVRHAYRKNPDMPPVTSLRLSEVDELLFSMRGGLYQSIEEYQGLLDGDCDDAFTNFGFSIRTNNVKLRCSEMVVDIVGKALMIVGIMGYKNDSPVSLSRHIRDAYGAALMVNNDRIRGHNATMQIAMRDS from the coding sequence ATGAGCGATAGCCGTCAGGGAAGCCGCTTCCGCACTTATACCGAAATTGTCGAATTGGTAGAAACACTCGGCAAAGGCGTTGTAGAACAGCACGCGAGCGATGTGGATGATAAAGCTCGCTTCCCCGAAGAAGCCTTTGCTGCATTTAAAGAGGCGCGGCTGTTAAGCGCTATGGTTCCCCAAAGCTTGGGGGGCGACGGGTTAAACATTAAGCAGCTGTGCAAGCTGTGTGAAATACTGGGGCAATACTGCGCGTCTACCGCAATGGTGTACGCCATGCACCAAATTCAAGTGGCGTGCTTGGTTAATCACGCGCTCACCTCCTCTTACTTCCAGCAGTACTTAGCAGACCTTGTAGAGCATCAATACTTGCTTGCCTCGGCCACAACCGAGTTGGGTATAGGTGGCGACCTGCGCTCTAGTATTTGCGGTTTAGAGCTTGAGGGCGATAACTTTAAACTTGTTAAACAAGCACCGGTTATATCCTATGCGCTAAATGCCGATGCCATTCTTGTAACGTGTCGCGCAAATACCGATGCTGCCGCTAGCGATCAAGTACATGTTTTAGTTAAAACCAAAAAGTGCGAGTTTGAACAAATAGCCGGTTGGGATACCTTAGGGTTTCGCGGCACGTGTAGCTCGGGCTATACGCTCACCGCTGCGGGGCATGTAGAGCAGGTTATACCCGCGCCTTTCGCCACTATTCTTTCTAAATCTATGCATCCGGTGTCGCATGTGCTGTGGGGTTCATTGTGGACAGGGCTAGCTGCAAGCGCTGTTAAAAAAGCGCGCCAAGCGGTGCGTCATGCTTACCGCAAAAACCCAGATATGCCGCCCGTTACCTCGCTGCGGTTATCGGAAGTGGATGAGTTGCTATTTAGTATGCGCGGCGGCTTATACCAGTCTATTGAAGAATACCAAGGCCTGTTAGATGGTGATTGCGATGATGCCTTTACCAACTTCGGTTTTTCTATTCGCACCAATAACGTAAAACTGCGTTGCTCAGAAATGGTTGTGGATATTGTTGGTAAAGCGCTCATGATAGTGGGCATTATGGGGTACAAAAACGATTCCCCCGTTAGCCTTAGCCGCCATATTCGCGATGCCTACGGCGCGGCGTTAATGGTTAATAACGATCGCATTCGCGGTCACAACGCGACTATGCAAATTGCCATGAGGGATAGCTAA
- a CDS encoding glycosyltransferase family 2 protein yields MLVLLFWFLAFLSLYSYFIYPLILKLLAARKSVASGDSVDTSGLMLSLVITAYNEKDRIRRKLENALALDYDKSKLEIIIASDSSDDGTDDIVREYADRGVRLVRAEERLGKENAQLTAIKAVKGDIIVFSDVATEMEPDALHKLVRYFADASVGAVSSEDRFISQDGSVAGEGAYVKYEMWLRKQESKLAGLVGLSGSFFAARKEVCEEWDIHSPSDFNTALNSVRLGLRAVTAPDVLGFYQDLKDPSKEYMRKIRTVIRGMTALSRHPDVLNPAEIGVYALQVFSHKLMRWLVPWFLLALFIVTAMVSGSGAIYSLALFAQLLFYGIAIAAHYSVKLQDYGPIKIIYFFTQVNVALFDAACRFLSGTRMTTWKPSAR; encoded by the coding sequence ATGTTGGTACTTTTGTTTTGGTTTTTAGCCTTTTTGTCCCTCTATAGCTATTTTATTTACCCCCTTATTCTCAAGTTGTTAGCTGCGCGTAAAAGTGTAGCGAGTGGAGACTCGGTTGATACGAGCGGTTTGATGCTGTCGTTAGTTATTACCGCATATAACGAAAAAGATCGTATACGCCGTAAATTAGAGAATGCGTTGGCGCTAGATTACGATAAAAGCAAGCTCGAGATAATTATCGCCTCTGACAGTTCGGATGATGGCACGGACGACATTGTGCGTGAATACGCTGATCGCGGCGTGCGCTTGGTGCGGGCCGAGGAGCGGTTGGGGAAAGAGAATGCCCAGTTAACGGCCATTAAGGCTGTAAAAGGCGATATTATTGTTTTCTCCGATGTGGCTACAGAGATGGAGCCCGATGCCCTGCATAAGTTGGTGCGTTATTTCGCGGATGCGAGTGTTGGAGCTGTGTCGAGTGAAGATAGGTTTATTTCGCAAGATGGCAGCGTTGCCGGCGAAGGTGCGTATGTGAAATACGAAATGTGGCTGCGCAAGCAAGAATCCAAACTGGCTGGTTTAGTTGGTTTAAGTGGTTCATTTTTTGCCGCCCGCAAAGAAGTGTGTGAAGAGTGGGATATTCATTCCCCCAGCGACTTCAATACAGCGCTTAACTCGGTGCGATTGGGGTTGCGAGCGGTAACTGCGCCAGATGTTCTAGGTTTTTACCAGGATCTAAAAGACCCAAGCAAAGAGTACATGCGTAAAATACGCACTGTCATTCGCGGAATGACGGCTCTTTCTCGCCACCCAGATGTTCTAAACCCCGCAGAAATTGGTGTGTACGCTTTGCAGGTGTTTAGCCACAAGTTAATGCGCTGGTTGGTGCCGTGGTTCCTTTTGGCTCTTTTTATTGTGACTGCAATGGTTTCTGGTAGTGGAGCTATATATAGCTTGGCGTTGTTTGCGCAGTTATTGTTCTACGGAATTGCTATTGCTGCGCACTACAGTGTGAAGCTGCAAGACTACGGCCCTATTAAGATTATCTACTTTTTTACGCAGGTTAACGTGGCTCTATTTGACGCTGCTTGTCGCTTTCTTTCGGGCACGCGCATGACAACCTGGAAGCCTTCGGCGCGCTAA